In the genome of Pongo pygmaeus isolate AG05252 chromosome 9, NHGRI_mPonPyg2-v2.0_pri, whole genome shotgun sequence, one region contains:
- the FXYD2 gene encoding sodium/potassium-transporting ATPase subunit gamma isoform X1, producing MNGPSGGSTAGQLQRCSRDVVGEQWARLLGTTAGKPPVPHKEHQLQRRHPCWLVRWALPRLGATVGHCPQKLPSTVYTEQIVQLPLPCSHRPSCSFPSWQNSTTADPSQPFSLEISFGRVWKLSQLLPAPASPHTSSPCRRSPSIYTAAFLVTRAAAPRGTWTRSTMAEDSAVGAIRRAGKSLKMSCNSSLGGATHCTGASWEAKHGPASGASPSSLGCRPLSPSLPALGLKEAPDSM from the exons ATGAACGGCCCTTCTGGAGGATCTACTGCTGGTCAGCTTCAGCGGTGCTCCAGGGATGTGGTGGGGGAGCAGTGGGCCAGGCTCCTAGGGACCACTGCAGGAAAGCCTCCAGTACCACATAAGGAACACCAGCTGCAGCGGCGGCATCCATGCTGGCTGGTGCGGTGGGCCCTGCCTAGGCTGGGGGCTACTGTGGGACACTGTCCCCAGAAGCTCCCAAGTACAGTGTACACTGAACAGATtgtgcaacttccacttccctgTTCCCACCGCCCCAGCTGTAGCTTCCCCAGCTGGCAGAACAGCACCACTGCTGACCCATCCCAGCCCTTCTCTTTGGAAATTTCCTTTGGGAGGGTTTGGAAACTCAGCCAgctcctccctgcccctgcctccccacaCACATCCTCACCCTGCAGAAGGAGCCCCTCCATCTACACTGCAGCTTTTCTTGTGACCAGG GCGGCAGCCCCAAGGGGGACGTGGACCCGTTCTACTATG gCAGAAGATTCCGCTGTGGGGGCAATAAGAAGGGCAG GCAAATCACTGAAGATGAGCTGTAACAGCAG CCTCGGCGGTGCCACCCACTGCACTGGGGCCAGCTGGGAAGCCAAGCATGGCCCTGCCTCTGGCGCCTCCCCTTCTTCCCTGGGCTGTAGACCTTTGTCCCCGTCACTGCCAGCGCTTGGGCTGAAGGAAGCTCCAGACTCAATGTGA
- the FXYD2 gene encoding sodium/potassium-transporting ATPase subunit gamma isoform X4: protein MDRWYLGGSPKGDVDPFYYDYETVRNGGLIFAGLAFIVGLLILLSRRFRCGGNKKGRQITEDEL from the exons ATGGACAGGTGGTACCTGG GCGGCAGCCCCAAGGGGGACGTGGACCCGTTCTACTATG ACTATGAGACTGTCCGCAATGGGGGCCTGATCTTCGCTGGACTGGCCTTCATCGTGGGGCTCCTCATCCTCCTCA gCAGAAGATTCCGCTGTGGGGGCAATAAGAAGGGCAG GCAAATCACTGAAGATGAGCTGTAA
- the FXYD2 gene encoding sodium/potassium-transporting ATPase subunit gamma isoform X3, giving the protein MTGLSMDGGGSPKGDVDPFYYDYETVRNGGLIFAGLAFIVGLLILLSRRFRCGGNKKGRQITEDEL; this is encoded by the exons ATGACTGGGTTGTCGATGGACGGTG GCGGCAGCCCCAAGGGGGACGTGGACCCGTTCTACTATG ACTATGAGACTGTCCGCAATGGGGGCCTGATCTTCGCTGGACTGGCCTTCATCGTGGGGCTCCTCATCCTCCTCA gCAGAAGATTCCGCTGTGGGGGCAATAAGAAGGGCAG GCAAATCACTGAAGATGAGCTGTAA
- the FXYD2 gene encoding sodium/potassium-transporting ATPase subunit gamma isoform X2: MNGPSGGSTAGQLQRCSRDVVGEQWARLLGTTAGKPPVPHKEHQLQRRHPCWLVRWALPRLGATVGHCPQKLPSTVYTEQIVQLPLPCSHRPSCSFPSWQNSTTADPSQPFSLEISFGRVWKLSQLLPAPASPHTSSPCRRSPSIYTAAFLVTRAAAPRGTWTRSTMTMRLSAMGA, encoded by the exons ATGAACGGCCCTTCTGGAGGATCTACTGCTGGTCAGCTTCAGCGGTGCTCCAGGGATGTGGTGGGGGAGCAGTGGGCCAGGCTCCTAGGGACCACTGCAGGAAAGCCTCCAGTACCACATAAGGAACACCAGCTGCAGCGGCGGCATCCATGCTGGCTGGTGCGGTGGGCCCTGCCTAGGCTGGGGGCTACTGTGGGACACTGTCCCCAGAAGCTCCCAAGTACAGTGTACACTGAACAGATtgtgcaacttccacttccctgTTCCCACCGCCCCAGCTGTAGCTTCCCCAGCTGGCAGAACAGCACCACTGCTGACCCATCCCAGCCCTTCTCTTTGGAAATTTCCTTTGGGAGGGTTTGGAAACTCAGCCAgctcctccctgcccctgcctccccacaCACATCCTCACCCTGCAGAAGGAGCCCCTCCATCTACACTGCAGCTTTTCTTGTGACCAGG GCGGCAGCCCCAAGGGGGACGTGGACCCGTTCTACTATG ACTATGAGACTGTCCGCAATGGGGGCCTGA
- the FXYD6 gene encoding FXYD domain-containing ion transport regulator 6 isoform X1, with the protein MELVLVFLCSLLAPTVLASAAEKEKEMDPFHYDYQTLRIGGLVFAVVLFSVGILLILSRRCKCSFNQKPRAPGDEEAQVENLITANATEPQKAEN; encoded by the exons ATGGAGTTGGTGCTGGTCTTCCTCTGCAGCCTGCTGGCCCCCACGGTCCTGGCCAGTG CAgctgagaaggagaaggaaatggaCCCTTTTCATTATG ATTACCAGACCCTGAGGATTGGGGGACTGGTGTTCGCTGTGGTCCTCTTCTCGGTTGGGATCCTCCTTATCTTAA GTCGCAGGTGCAAGTGCAGTTTCAATCAGAAGCCCCG GGCCCCAGGAGATGAGGAAGCCCAGGTGGAGAACCTCATCACCGCCAATG CAACAGAGCCCCAGAAAGCAGAGAACTAA
- the FXYD6 gene encoding FXYD domain-containing ion transport regulator 6 isoform X2, whose translation MELVLVFLCSLLAPTVLASAEKEKEMDPFHYDYQTLRIGGLVFAVVLFSVGILLILSRRCKCSFNQKPRAPGDEEAQVENLITANATEPQKAEN comes from the exons ATGGAGTTGGTGCTGGTCTTCCTCTGCAGCCTGCTGGCCCCCACGGTCCTGGCCAGTG ctgagaaggagaaggaaatggaCCCTTTTCATTATG ATTACCAGACCCTGAGGATTGGGGGACTGGTGTTCGCTGTGGTCCTCTTCTCGGTTGGGATCCTCCTTATCTTAA GTCGCAGGTGCAAGTGCAGTTTCAATCAGAAGCCCCG GGCCCCAGGAGATGAGGAAGCCCAGGTGGAGAACCTCATCACCGCCAATG CAACAGAGCCCCAGAAAGCAGAGAACTAA